From the genome of Scyliorhinus canicula chromosome 20, sScyCan1.1, whole genome shotgun sequence:
ATTTGAGTGTAATTCATGAATATGAAACAGATATTTCCTTCCCAATGAATGAATATTAATAATCATACATGTTTACATGTACATTGAAGAAACATCAGCCGCCATTCAGCACAAGAAATGTTGCAGATTTTCGGATTGCTCTGCTAGGATGTATTTTACGGGAAAGCAAAACAATGAAATGTTATAGAAAGGCACGCTTCTTGGGGGGCACTCCAAACTGTGGAGCTCCTGAGTTCGCACAATTTCCCCTTCCTCGTCACATCAAAGGCGTTGAATTCGTTCTCAGGGTGTGGACGATATTGGCAAGGCCGCGCTTCTTGTTCACTGCTAAGTACCCTATCCAGCTGAGGATAGACCTCTGCCATGAGCGACCCAAGCTCTTTGTAGAATTGTCACATCTGGCCTCTTCAGGCACAGTATCTCCTGGTGTTGAACAAAAATGATCGGAAAACTAAATATATTTTGTTGTCTTCTCtttgcactcccatccccccgaAGTACAACCCCGTGAAAAAATGGAGGCTTGAAACGGAATATTACTCGCATCTCATTACAATGGTCGATCCAATAATGTGATGTAAATCATAACTTGTAGCATTTGATGGGGAAATTAGTCACCGTTACTTTTCGATTCAGATCATTCGCTGGATTGAATTGCGATGATGAGAAAATTAGCAAAGAATCTCATTCGCTCAAAGGCTTATCTTTACAATTAATGGCGGGTTGGTACCCAATTAATACCTTGCCCAATGTTAAAACTGAGGATTTAGCCCTGGTGGCAGTGTTTAGCCCTGGTGGCAATGTTTAGCCCTGGTGGCAGAGTGTTTAGCCCTGGCGGCAGAGTGTTTAGCCCTGGTGGCAGAGTGTTTAGCCCTGGTGGCAGTGTTTAGCCCTGTTGGCAGAGTGTTTAGCCCTGGTGGCAGAGTGTTTAGCCCTGGTGGCAGAGCGTTTAGTCCCGGTGGAAGAGTGTTTAGTCCTGGTGGCAGAGTGTTTAGTCCTGGTGGCAGAGTGTTTAGCCCTGGTGGCAAAGTGTTTAGCCCTGGTGGCAGAGTGTTTAGTCCTGGTGGCAGAGCGTTTAGTCCTGGTGGCAGAGTGTTTAGCCCGGTTGGCAGAGTGTTTAGCCCGGTTGGCAGTGTTTAGCCCTGGTGGCAGAGAGTTTAGTCCTGGTGGCAGAGTGTTTAGCCCTGGTGGCAGTGTTTAGCCCTGGTGGCAGAGCATTTAGCCCTGGTGGCAGAGTGTTTAGCCCTGGTGGCAAAGTGTTTAGCCCTGGTGGCAGAGTGTTTAGCCCTGGTGGTAGAGTGTTTAGCCCAGGTGGCAGAGTGTTTAGCCCTGGTGGCAGTGTGTTTAGCCCTGGTGGCAGTGTTTAGCCCGGGTGGCAGAGTGTTTAGCCCTGGTGGCAGTGTTTAGCCCTGGTGGCAGAGTGTTTAGCCCTGGTGGCAGAGTGTTTAGCCCTGGTGGCAGTGTTTAGCCCTGGTGGCAGAGTGTTTAGCCCTGGTGGCAGTGTTTAGCCCGGGTGGCAGAGTGTTTAGCCCTGGTGGCAGTGTTTAGCCCTGGTGGCAGAGTGTTTAGTCCTGGTGGCAGAGTGTTTAGCCCGGTTGGCAGAGTGTTTAGCCCGGTTGGCAGTGTTTAGCCCTGGTGGCAGAGAGTTTAGTCCTGGTGGAAGAGCATTTAGCCCTGGTGGCAGAGTGTTTAGCCCTGGTGGCAGAGTGTTTAGCCCTGGTGGCAGAGTGTTTAGCCCAGGTGGCAGAGTGTTTAGCCCTGGTGGCAGTGTGTTTAGCCCTGGTGGCAGTGTTTAGCCCGGGTGGCAGAGTGTTTAGCCCTGGTGGCAGTGTTTAGCCCTGGTGGCAGAGTGTTTAGCCCTGGTGGCAGAGTGTTTAGCCCTGGTGGCAGAGTGTTTAGCCCTGGTGGCAGAGTGTTTAGCCCTGGTGGCAGTGTTTAGCCCTGGTGGCAGAGTGTTTAGTCCTGGTGGCAGAGTGTTTAGCCCTGgtggcagtgtttagcactggtgGCAGAGTGTTTAGCCCTGGTGGCAGATTGTTTAGTCCTGGTGGCAGAGTGTTTAGCCCGGGTGGCAGAGTGTTTAGCCCTAGTGGCAGTGTTTAGCCCTGGTGGCAGAGTGTTTAGTCCTGGTGGCAGAGTGTTTAGCCCTGGTGGCAGAGTGTTTAGCCCTGGTGGCAGAGTGTTTAGCCCTGGTGGCAGAGAGTTTAGTCCCGGTGGCAGAGTGTTTAGtcctggtggcacagtgtttagtccCGGTGAAGAGTGTTTAGccctggtggcacagtgtttagtccCGGTGAAGAGTGTTTAGCCCTGGTGGAAAAGTGTTTAGCCCGGGTGGCAGAGTGTTTAGCCCTGGTGGCAGAGTGTTTAGCCCTGGTGGCAAAGTGTTTAGCCCTGGTGGCAGAGTGTTTAGTCCTGGTGGCAGAGTGTTTAGCCCTGGTGGCAGAGTGTTTAGccctggtggcacagtgtttagtccCGGTGAAGAGTGTTTAGCCCTGGTGGAAAAGTGTTTAGCCCTGGTGGCAGTGTTTAGCCCTGGTGGCAGTGTTTAGCCCTGTTGGCAGAGTGTTTAGCCCTGGTGGCAGAGTGTTTAGCACTGGTGGCAGAGTGTTTAGCACTGGTGGCAGAGTGTTTAGCCCTGGTGGCAGAGTGTTTCGCCCTGGTGGCAGAGTGTTTCGCCCTGGTGGCAGTGTTTAGCCCTGTTGGCAGAGTGTTTAGCCCTGGTGGCAGAGTGTTTAGCCCTGGTGGCAGAGTGTTTAACCATCGGGAGCAGAGCTCGGTTGCAGGGTACGCTCCTGTGATGCGATTGACCGCTTTTCCATGTCGCCCAGTGTCCAAAGGGGTCTCTCAAGAACTGTGGGGTGTCTTTTCAGTCaatgttttctctctctcagagAACAAACTGACACAGATTCGCGAGCACCTGCCAGCAAGAAGCATATGTCTGAACCACCCACAGCACCACAGCTCTCCCAAATCGTATCCCCTCGTTGAGGTTTCCACCAGGCCATTGTAATTTTGTGTTGCTAGGTCGGCGCCATACATTGAAGAATTACAATGACTGATAACCGGATTGGTTCAAGTGTCCCAGGGAAACTGAATATAAAATTATGCCTCGTGACACGAAAAAAAGATGGACACAAACAGATCAACTACaacctaattgaatggcggagcgggctatGTCCGTACGGTCGCAATATATTTTTAATAATGTAGCAACGATCGAATTTACATTTATGACAGATGATATTGAATTTAATTCGCTGGCCTGGAAGAGGAAGAGATGTCCTTCCCAATGAATGAATAATAATTGATGCAGTTGacacacacatgtacagtaaaGAAACATCAGCCACAATGCAACACAAGGATATTTAAGTAGATCATATTATAGAGAAAATGGGTCTTATGTTAAAATGGAACAAACTGCAGTGATCTTTTCAAGATCGCTGTGTTTAAATCGTCCAGAGATCAATTTAATTTTGACAAATACTCACGGATAGTTTTTTCCCCCTGATGTACCTTATTATATAAAACAATATTAGGGCACAATCAGATTTCATTCATTCCAGCAGGTAGTCTAACATTGCCTTTTCATACCACTCGATTTCCCACCTTTTTCTGCCTCTGGATTAAAGAGTTGCCTAAACATCCCGGGATGTTCCTGTCTTTGCTCAGGGATCCTCCAACGGGGTGTGACGTCTCAGACTGTTTCACACTTGCGTGACATCAAATCTAAAAATAtggggggacgtgggggggggggggggggtaacgtgTCTCTCCCCGAGTAACAAATACCCGGTGGGATACAAGCAGGAACTCTCGGCCGACGAGTGTTCTTGCAGTTTGAACAAGTTCAGTTTGAACAAGGCAGAAAATAATCGAGTTTATTCAGAATTGCATCGACAGAACGTGCAAAGGAAATCTCCAGTGCAGAAGAGCTTATCTCCCGGACATAGAGACAACACTTGGTGAGCACAGAAGAAAGGACTAACGTGTCTCCCTATCCTTGGAAACATTGCGTTTCTAAAATAGAATGGTTGTAATAATGGGAGCAGCCAGACATCTCTGCAGGACAAGCTTTGAGAGGTTGATGTACTGCGACAGCTAAATGTTGGATAGAGTTTCACCtgcttctatatatatatatatgtatgtatatatatagcaCAGGAACTTGTCATCCAACTGTTTAAATGCCATCCAGACCCCTCTGCAGTTTTTGATGCTCTATCTCTCACACATATTCCACATCAACCGACAGGGTCGACAATGATGGAGGTGTTTGAAACCAACCCCTTTTACTACCACGATCAGCGCTATCTGGTCAGTGAGAACCTGGTTTTCCCTCACTTGGACGGGACCGGGGTGTCCCCGCTCTACCCGGGAAGCGAAGACGGCCTGTCTCCAGTCGGAGGTGTCAGCCAAGTGGAGCCAGGTTGTGACAGTGGCGGCGAGGAACACGTGTACGCTCCGCCCGGCCTCAGAGCGCACTGCCCGGGCCAGTGCCTTATCTGGGCTTGTAAAGCGTGCAAGAGGAAGTCGGCCACCACCGACAGGAGGAAGGCGGCCACCCTCCGGGAGAGGAGGAGGCTCAAGAAGATCAACGAGGCTTTCGAGGCGTTGAAACGCAGGACGGTGCCAAACCCCAACCAGAGGCTGCCGAAAGTGGAGATCCTCCGCAGCGCCATTCACTacattgagaaactccaggacCTGCTGCACACCTTTGACCAGCAGGAGAAAATGCAGGAGAATGTCGACCCGAGCAACGGCTGCAAAAGCTCGCATTCAGCGGTAAGGACACTCGAGGCACCCCGCCCCTTTGCACCGCGATCTATCCGAGCGATGGCCTCTAATCCCTTCGCTATCTCTTCACAGGGAACCAGCACAGATTGCTGGGCAACAGCTCACTGTCCGTCAGAGTGGGGGAACCTGTCCGATCATTCGAACATCCCAAATAAACTCCACAAAGACGGTAACTACCTTTCTTATCCACCGTTAAACAACCCAGCCATACAAATGTAACTCATTTTAATGAGGGTCAGTGGGGGAACTCAATGAGCCAGTCCACAATtagttttaaaattatatttttcgAAAATGTGTTGGGTGAAATTTCGATTAAATCGAAATCAAGTTCTTGGGAGAAAAGTATCTGGTCGAGGTTTTAAGATCGGATTGGAATCAGAACTTGTGTCTTCCAGGGGTTGGGTTTgacagggggagagggagagagtgggatttaAATGAATAAGTGAAGACTTGGTTGTCTTTGGGTAGAAGCCGCGAATGGATGGATAGAAAGGCGGAAGATTCTGACAACATCGTTAACTTCTCCCCTGTTGCCTGTTTTGTTTCAATCAGGAACTAGTTCGGAGTCAGTAGGCGCCAGCAGTCTTCAGTTCCTGAGCTCAATAGTGGACAGTATTTCAACGGACGACACCACGATATTATACACCCAGGACTCCAGTGCAAAGTAATATGATTTGTTACAAAAGCTTAAGCTTGAACTAGATTGACACTGTGATGACTGCCCGCCGTAGCTGTGTTTTGCCTGCCCAATATCATTTTGCCGTGTTGTACCTAGACTATATACATTGATACTGGTTGACTGTGTCGATTTTTGGAGATAAAAATCATTCCCTGAAGAGAAGGAAGTggccaaaaaaaaatgttaaacgaTTCATTTGACCAAGATTAATTCTAAAGTAAAGCTCTGAATGCCATAAGTAAGTTGTAAATATGTTTGTAAAAGAAAATCCGCTCGCATACATCGCGCCAAGATGTTTCGTCATTTTATACGATATATTTTTGTTGGTGTTTAAGCAATATGTGTTTAGCATTTATTGTCAAAACGGAATAAAATTCTTTATTCGCTGTTTTTAAACTGTCTGGGCGCCTTGTTTCCGCCACCCGAGAGGGGCTTGAACGAGAAAGAGATTCTCCAGCAGAATGTCAGTCTTGGGTTAATTTTACTGATCGCCTTCTGTAACAGAACTCTCCAAACCCCCAGGACAGAGTTGCAAAGCGCATTGAATAATCTGACCTGGTTTCATATGTTCACGGATGATACATTTGGCGAAACACAAATATTCACAAGTTCTAGCTGCAAAATTAGCTATTTTTAGTCTGGAACCCAGGAGCCTGTGTTTGGATTATTTTCGTAGAACTATTGCTGTTCTGTATTTAAGCTATCCACTGCCTGGTTGTTAGCCATTTCCGAAACGCCAGCGGTTTGAGGAACCCGAGAATGAACAGGTTAATACAAAATGCACCACCTTACCAACTAATAAACCGGCTTTAAACTGGTCAGTTTTACTATTTGCTATAAATGTTTAAGTCAAGGCAAGTGACGCTGTTTACAACGTGTCAGACAACGCGTGCCTGTTTTGTTACACACTATAATTATACCTACACTCCTGGGTCAAAACCTAGCAGGGATCAATCAGAATTAATCCC
Proteins encoded in this window:
- the myf6 gene encoding myogenic factor 6; translation: MMEVFETNPFYYHDQRYLVSENLVFPHLDGTGVSPLYPGSEDGLSPVGGVSQVEPGCDSGGEEHVYAPPGLRAHCPGQCLIWACKACKRKSATTDRRKAATLRERRRLKKINEAFEALKRRTVPNPNQRLPKVEILRSAIHYIEKLQDLLHTFDQQEKMQENVDPSNGCKSSHSAGTSTDCWATAHCPSEWGNLSDHSNIPNKLHKDGTSSESVGASSLQFLSSIVDSISTDDTTILYTQDSSAK